Below is a window of Lodderomyces elongisporus chromosome 3, complete sequence DNA.
TCTTTGTCAGAAttaacaagaacaagagacAAGCTTACGCTGTTGCTGAGAACGCTGGTCACCAAACCTCAGCTGAGTCATGGGGTACCGGTAGAGCTGTTGCCAGAATTCCAAgagttggtggtggtggtaccCACCGTTCCGGTCAAGCTGCATTCGGTAACATGTGTAGAGGTGGTCGTATGTTTGCTCCAACCAAGACCTGGAGAAGATGGAACGTTAAAGTTAACCACAACGAAAAACGTTACGCTACTGCTTCAGCTATTGCTGCTTCAGCTGTTACTTCATTGGTTTTGGCCAGAGGTCACAGAGTTGAAAACGTTAAGGAAATCCCATTAGTTGTTTCCAACGAATTTGAATCAGTCACCAAGACCAAGGACGCTGTTGCTGTCTTGAAGGCTGTTGGTGCTCACAAGGATGTTGTTAAGGTTATCAAGTCCAAGAAGATGAGAGCCGGTAAGGGTAAATTGAGAGGTAGAAGATTCACCCAAAGAAGAGGTCCATTGGTTGTTTACGGTGAAGACAAGGGTTTGGTTAAGGCTTTGAGAAACATTCCAGGTGTTGAGACTTCCTCAGTTAAACACTTGGGTTTGTTGCAATTGGCTCCAGGTGCTCACTTGGGTAGATTCATCATCTGGACTGAGTCTGCTATTGAAGCTTTGGACTCAATCTACGGTTCTGAATCAACCAAGTCAATCAAGTCCAACTACTCATTGCCAGCTAACATCATCTCCAACACCGATGTCACCAGATTGATCAAC
It encodes the following:
- the RPL4B gene encoding 60S ribosomal protein L4B (BUSCO:EOG0926354S), with product MSSRPQVSVVTVSGEQASSQLPLPAVFSAPVRPDIVHSVFVRINKNKRQAYAVAENAGHQTSAESWGTGRAVARIPRVGGGGTHRSGQAAFGNMCRGGRMFAPTKTWRRWNVKVNHNEKRYATASAIAASAVTSLVLARGHRVENVKEIPLVVSNEFESVTKTKDAVAVLKAVGAHKDVVKVIKSKKMRAGKGKLRGRRFTQRRGPLVVYGEDKGLVKALRNIPGVETSSVKHLGLLQLAPGAHLGRFIIWTESAIEALDSIYGSESTKSIKSNYSLPANIISNTDVTRLINSAEVQAVVRPANESTQKKTHVLKKNPLKNKQVLLRLNPYAKAYSAEKLGSAKVEKSKAKPSKGQFASVLKN